In Flavobacterium sp. CBA20B-1, one DNA window encodes the following:
- a CDS encoding 2,3,4,5-tetrahydropyridine-2,6-dicarboxylate N-succinyltransferase yields MQELKNIIEQAWENREMLQQEATQNTIRKVIDLIDNGELRTAEPIDGGWQINEWVKKAVVLYFPIQKMETLEAGIFEYHDKMPLKRNYAEKGVRVVPNAVARHGAYISAGVILMPSYVNIGAYVDEGTMVDTWATVGSCAQIGKNVHLSGGVGIGGVLEPLQAAPVIIEDNAFIGSRCIVVEGVRVGKEAVLGANVCLTASTKIIDVTGETPIEIKGYVPERSVVIPGSYTKKFPAGEYQVPCALIIGKRKESTDKKTSLNDALREHNVAV; encoded by the coding sequence ATGCAAGAATTAAAAAACATCATAGAGCAAGCTTGGGAAAACAGAGAAATGTTACAACAAGAAGCTACACAAAACACCATTAGAAAAGTTATCGATTTAATTGATAATGGCGAATTGCGAACTGCAGAACCAATTGATGGTGGTTGGCAAATAAACGAATGGGTTAAAAAAGCAGTTGTTCTCTACTTCCCTATTCAAAAAATGGAAACATTAGAAGCCGGAATTTTTGAGTACCATGACAAAATGCCTTTAAAACGCAATTATGCTGAAAAAGGTGTTCGTGTGGTTCCAAATGCAGTTGCTCGTCATGGTGCCTATATTTCTGCAGGTGTTATCTTAATGCCGTCGTACGTGAATATTGGTGCTTATGTTGATGAAGGAACAATGGTTGATACATGGGCTACGGTGGGTTCTTGTGCACAAATTGGCAAAAACGTACATTTATCGGGTGGCGTTGGTATTGGTGGTGTTTTAGAGCCTTTACAAGCCGCTCCTGTTATTATTGAAGATAATGCTTTTATTGGTTCTCGTTGCATTGTGGTGGAAGGTGTTCGTGTAGGGAAAGAAGCTGTTTTAGGTGCCAATGTGTGTTTAACTGCTTCTACAAAGATTATCGATGTTACTGGTGAAACTCCTATTGAAATTAAGGGATATGTCCCAGAACGTTCGGTTGTTATTCCAGGTTCTTACACTAAAAAATTTCCCGCGGGTGAATATCAAGTTCCATGTGCATTGATTATCGGGAAACGCAAAGAAAGTACCGATAAAAAAACTTCTCTAAATGATGCGTTGCGTGAGCATAATGTAGCTGTATAA
- the rplT gene encoding 50S ribosomal protein L20 yields the protein MPKANNAVASRARRKRILKQAKGFFGRRKNVWTVAKNAVEKAMQYAYRDRKQKKRNFRALWIMRINAGARLHGMSYSQFMGKIKANNIELNRKVLADLAMNHPEAFTAIVNKIK from the coding sequence ATGCCAAAAGCAAATAATGCAGTAGCATCAAGAGCAAGAAGAAAAAGAATTTTGAAGCAAGCCAAAGGTTTCTTCGGAAGACGTAAAAACGTTTGGACAGTAGCTAAAAACGCGGTAGAAAAAGCAATGCAATATGCATACCGCGACAGAAAACAAAAGAAAAGAAATTTCCGCGCGTTATGGATCATGCGTATCAACGCTGGTGCACGCTTACACGGAATGTCTTATTCTCAATTCATGGGTAAAATCAAAGCGAACAACATCGAGTTAAACCGTAAGGTTTTAGCAGATTTAGCAATGAACCACCCAGAAGCTTTCACAGCTATCGTTAATAAAATTAAATAA
- the rpmI gene encoding 50S ribosomal protein L35: protein MPKMKTKSSAKKRFTVTGSGKIKRKHAFKSHILTKKSKKRKLALTHSGLVHKADEKSIKEQLRII, encoded by the coding sequence ATGCCTAAAATGAAAACTAAATCTAGTGCCAAAAAACGTTTTACCGTTACAGGTTCTGGAAAAATTAAAAGAAAACACGCTTTTAAAAGCCACATCTTAACAAAGAAGTCTAAAAAGCGTAAACTAGCTTTAACACACTCTGGTTTAGTACATAAAGCAGACGAGAAAAGCATCAAAGAACAATTAAGAATCATCTAA
- the infC gene encoding translation initiation factor IF-3 — protein sequence MAVHNRRGFKPHEKKEDAHKTNEAIRVPEVRLVGDNVEPGVYKTSQAMAIADEQGLDLVEISPNAAPPVCKIIDYKKFLYEQKKRDKMLKAKTAQITVKEIRFGPQTDEHDYEFKKKNAMKFLKEGSKLKAFVFFKGRSIIYKEQGQILLLRLAQDLEEYGKVEAMPVLEGKRMTMYIAPKKKN from the coding sequence ATAGCAGTACATAACAGAAGAGGTTTCAAACCTCACGAGAAGAAGGAAGATGCACACAAAACAAATGAAGCGATTCGTGTGCCAGAAGTTCGTTTAGTAGGCGATAATGTAGAACCAGGAGTATATAAAACTTCTCAGGCAATGGCAATTGCAGATGAGCAAGGATTAGACTTAGTGGAAATTTCACCCAACGCTGCACCACCTGTTTGTAAAATTATCGACTACAAAAAGTTTCTTTACGAACAAAAGAAACGTGACAAAATGTTGAAAGCTAAAACTGCACAAATTACGGTTAAAGAAATTCGTTTTGGCCCACAAACAGACGAACACGATTACGAGTTTAAAAAGAAAAATGCGATGAAGTTTCTTAAAGAAGGTTCTAAATTAAAAGCATTTGTATTTTTTAAAGGACGATCAATTATTTACAAAGAACAAGGGCAAATATTACTATTGCGTTTGGCACAAGACCTTGAAGAATATGGTAAAGTAGAAGCCATGCCCGTTCTTGAAGGAAAAAGAATGACGATGTATATTGCACCTAAAAAGAAAAATTAG
- the thrS gene encoding threonine--tRNA ligase, whose product MIKITLPDGSVREYASGVTPHEVALSISEGLARNVISANFNGTTVETVTPLTTDGSLTLYTWNDADGKKAFWHSTSHVMAQALQEMYPGIKLTIGPAIDNGFYYDVDFGANKISDNDFKAIEDRILAISKEKHEFKMRSATKAEALELYKDNEYKTELIQNLEDGTISFCDHATFTDLCRGGHIPNTGIIKAVKILSVAGAYWRGDEKNKQLTRVYGISFPKQKELTEYLEMIEEAKRRDHRKLGKELELFHFSQRVGQGLPLWLPKGAALRDRLEQFLRKAQKKAGYEQVVTPHIGQKELYVTSGHYAKYGADSFQPIHTPAEGEEFLLKPMNCPHHCEIYNAKPWSYKDLPKRYAEFGTVYRYEQSGELHGLTRVRGFTQDDAHIFCTPDQLDEEFKKVIDLVLYVFGSLGFENFTAQVSVRDLSNPDKYIGSVENWEKAENAIISAAKDKGLNYVVESGEAAFYGPKLDFMVKDALGRSWQLGTIQVDYNLPERFDLTYKGADDKLHRPVMIHRAPFGSMERFIAILLEHTGGHFPLWLMPEQVIILSLSEKYENYAKKVLTLLENNEIRAKLDDRNETIGKKIREAELQKYPYMLIIGEEEEKNNQVSVRKQGESGKTNTSMSIEEFSSLIQDEINKTIKQF is encoded by the coding sequence ATGATTAAAATAACATTACCAGATGGTTCGGTGCGCGAATACGCTTCAGGCGTAACACCGCATGAAGTCGCTTTAAGCATAAGCGAAGGTTTAGCACGTAACGTAATTTCAGCAAATTTTAACGGAACAACCGTTGAAACGGTTACGCCTTTAACCACCGATGGTAGTTTAACGTTATATACTTGGAACGATGCCGACGGAAAAAAAGCTTTTTGGCACTCTACATCACACGTTATGGCACAAGCTTTGCAAGAGATGTATCCGGGCATTAAATTAACAATTGGCCCTGCAATTGACAACGGATTTTATTATGATGTGGATTTTGGTGCAAATAAAATCTCAGACAATGATTTCAAAGCCATTGAAGATCGAATTTTAGCAATATCAAAGGAAAAACACGAATTTAAAATGCGATCTGCTACAAAGGCAGAAGCATTAGAATTATATAAGGATAACGAATATAAAACCGAATTAATTCAGAATTTAGAAGACGGCACAATAAGTTTTTGCGACCACGCAACCTTCACCGATTTGTGTCGTGGAGGGCACATTCCAAACACCGGAATCATTAAAGCCGTAAAAATACTTTCTGTTGCAGGTGCATATTGGCGCGGTGATGAGAAGAACAAGCAATTAACGCGTGTTTACGGTATATCGTTTCCAAAACAAAAAGAACTTACCGAATATTTAGAAATGATCGAAGAGGCAAAACGCCGTGATCACCGTAAATTAGGTAAAGAATTAGAATTGTTTCATTTCTCGCAACGTGTAGGGCAAGGATTGCCATTGTGGCTGCCAAAAGGTGCTGCATTGCGCGATCGTTTGGAACAATTTTTACGCAAAGCACAAAAGAAAGCAGGTTATGAACAAGTTGTAACGCCGCACATTGGTCAAAAAGAATTGTATGTAACGTCAGGGCATTATGCAAAATATGGCGCTGATTCATTCCAACCAATTCACACACCGGCAGAAGGCGAAGAGTTTTTATTAAAACCAATGAACTGTCCGCACCACTGCGAAATTTACAATGCAAAACCTTGGTCGTACAAAGATTTGCCAAAACGTTATGCAGAATTTGGAACGGTTTATAGATACGAACAATCAGGTGAATTGCATGGTTTAACACGTGTTCGTGGTTTCACTCAAGACGATGCCCATATATTTTGTACACCCGATCAGTTAGATGAAGAATTCAAAAAAGTAATTGATTTGGTACTTTACGTATTTGGATCATTAGGTTTTGAAAACTTCACCGCTCAAGTTTCCGTTCGCGATTTAAGCAATCCGGATAAATATATTGGGTCGGTAGAAAATTGGGAAAAAGCAGAAAATGCCATCATCAGCGCAGCAAAAGATAAAGGCTTAAACTATGTGGTGGAATCGGGCGAAGCAGCTTTCTACGGACCAAAGTTAGATTTCATGGTGAAAGATGCTTTAGGACGCAGCTGGCAGTTAGGAACCATTCAGGTAGATTACAATTTACCCGAGCGTTTTGATTTAACCTACAAAGGAGCAGACGATAAATTGCACCGCCCCGTAATGATTCACCGTGCCCCCTTTGGTTCAATGGAGCGATTTATTGCCATTTTATTAGAGCATACTGGCGGTCATTTCCCATTATGGTTGATGCCAGAACAAGTTATTATCTTGTCTTTAAGCGAGAAATATGAAAATTATGCAAAAAAAGTTTTAACTTTGTTGGAAAATAACGAAATTCGCGCTAAACTTGACGACCGCAACGAAACAATAGGTAAAAAAATTCGAGAAGCCGAATTACAAAAGTATCCGTACATGTTGATCATTGGCGAAGAAGAAGAAAAAAACAACCAAGTTTCAGTACGCAAACAAGGCGAATCAGGAAAAACAAACACATCAATGAGTATTGAAGAATTTTCTTCATTAATTCAAGATGAAATAAACAAAACAATAAAACAATTTTAA
- a CDS encoding FemAB family protein → MITKDLVEIVRYKNRFKNDWDSFVDNAENGTFLFHRAFMEYHKDRFEDFSLMLFCKGSLKAILPANVLDKTIYSHQGLTFGGLLIAPHCTDETHAFFWQHIKDYLSGMGFTDLIIKEMPTPYQRQMWNDDLSLDRKLVQQTSNFQVNLNDFKISKSKLKHYHRAVKNNFLLVEDDAFEPFWEEILEPLLKEKYLTKPLHSLEEITSLKKKFHKNIIQCNLYYKDEIVAGITLFVHAGFIVKSQYGASSALGKKLRAMDFLFIELIHKFKKLNFAFFDMGTATDASFPEGINLGLMNQKKELGCRAYPQNIYQIRL, encoded by the coding sequence ATGATTACAAAAGATTTGGTAGAAATTGTTCGGTATAAAAATCGTTTTAAAAACGATTGGGATTCCTTTGTTGATAATGCTGAAAATGGAACTTTTTTGTTTCATAGAGCTTTTATGGAATATCACAAAGACCGATTCGAAGATTTTTCGCTTATGCTTTTTTGCAAGGGCAGTTTAAAAGCCATTTTGCCCGCTAATGTCTTAGATAAAACGATATATTCACACCAAGGTTTAACTTTTGGTGGATTGCTAATTGCACCTCATTGCACCGATGAAACTCATGCATTTTTTTGGCAACATATTAAAGATTATCTTTCAGGGATGGGTTTTACCGATTTGATTATTAAAGAAATGCCAACGCCTTATCAAAGGCAAATGTGGAATGATGATTTAAGTCTTGATAGAAAATTAGTTCAGCAAACGAGTAATTTTCAAGTGAACCTTAATGATTTTAAAATTTCTAAAAGTAAATTAAAGCACTATCACCGTGCAGTAAAAAATAATTTTTTATTGGTGGAAGATGATGCGTTTGAACCTTTTTGGGAAGAAATTTTAGAACCTTTGTTAAAAGAGAAATATCTAACAAAACCTTTGCATTCGTTGGAAGAAATTACATCTTTAAAGAAAAAATTCCATAAAAATATCATTCAATGCAACCTTTATTATAAGGATGAAATTGTGGCAGGAATTACGTTGTTTGTACATGCCGGATTTATTGTTAAATCGCAATACGGTGCATCGTCAGCTTTAGGAAAAAAATTAAGAGCTATGGACTTTTTATTTATTGAACTCATCCATAAATTTAAAAAACTTAATTTTGCTTTTTTTGATATGGGTACCGCGACTGATGCCTCTTTTCCCGAGGGTATCAATCTTGGTTTAATGAATCAGAAAAAAGAATTGGGATGCCGTGCATATCCACAAAACATTTATCAAATTAGGCTATGA
- a CDS encoding DegT/DnrJ/EryC1/StrS family aminotransferase, whose amino-acid sequence MIPYLNIKKINQPYQEAFLSKTKLFFDKGHYILGDEVLKFEQEFAAYCKVSHCIGVGNGLDALLLIFKAYIELGALQPGDEVIVPANTYIACILAIQNAGLTPKLVDTNFLNYNLTIDVLQQQVTQNTKAVLMVHLYGQITDALAIQTFCKDFGLLLIEDAAQAHGAVANDRKAGAIGNAAGFSFYPGKNLGCLGDGGAITTNNAQLADCVRSLRNYGSELKYHNIYKGINSRLDELQAAFLRLKLPDLDFDNKKRQGIAKRYLTEIINPLVVLPFVNDFSAHVFHVFPVRVEHRAEFQQYLMDHNIQTLIHYPIPPHKQQAMSELNDLRFPISELVHKQIVSIPLNPSLTVDEQDFIIEKMNGF is encoded by the coding sequence ATGATTCCTTATCTAAACATAAAAAAAATAAACCAGCCGTATCAGGAAGCTTTTTTATCAAAAACCAAACTTTTTTTTGATAAAGGGCATTATATTTTAGGTGATGAAGTGTTGAAATTTGAGCAGGAATTTGCAGCCTATTGCAAGGTGTCGCACTGCATTGGCGTTGGCAATGGCTTAGATGCTTTACTGTTAATTTTTAAAGCTTATATTGAACTAGGAGCTTTGCAACCGGGCGATGAAGTGATTGTGCCTGCAAATACCTATATTGCTTGTATTTTAGCCATACAAAATGCAGGTTTAACCCCGAAATTGGTCGATACTAATTTTTTAAATTATAATCTTACAATTGATGTGTTGCAGCAGCAAGTTACCCAAAATACCAAAGCGGTTTTGATGGTGCATTTATACGGACAAATCACCGATGCGTTGGCTATTCAAACATTTTGTAAAGATTTTGGATTGCTGCTAATAGAAGATGCAGCACAAGCACACGGCGCGGTGGCAAATGATAGAAAAGCCGGTGCTATTGGCAATGCGGCCGGATTTAGTTTTTATCCAGGCAAAAATTTAGGTTGTTTGGGCGATGGTGGTGCCATAACCACAAACAATGCACAACTTGCTGATTGTGTGCGCAGTTTGCGAAATTATGGTTCTGAATTAAAGTATCACAATATATATAAAGGTATCAATTCGCGGCTAGACGAATTACAAGCGGCTTTTTTGCGATTGAAATTACCAGATTTAGATTTTGATAACAAGAAAAGACAAGGCATCGCAAAACGATATTTAACAGAAATTATAAATCCGTTGGTTGTTTTGCCGTTTGTAAATGATTTTAGTGCGCATGTTTTTCATGTGTTCCCAGTGAGGGTAGAGCATCGGGCCGAGTTTCAGCAATATCTCATGGATCACAATATTCAAACGTTGATTCATTATCCTATTCCGCCTCATAAACAACAAGCAATGAGCGAATTAAATGATTTGCGTTTCCCGATTTCAGAGTTGGTTCACAAGCAAATTGTGAGTATTCCTCTGAACCCATCGCTAACGGTTGATGAGCAAGATTTTATAATTGAAAAAATGAATGGTTTTTAA
- a CDS encoding glycosyltransferase family 2 protein yields the protein MDVYIKSFNRPYLLHRTIASIYHFLQHFDARIVVLDDGTPQKYLDKIVNLFPEVEVVKSPYYNQKSAAISSNIVPEKVIPANFWRDEVLKGSEYFILLEDDMWFTTQINYKEFTKNVYDSKTDMIKFRWLKNSLLISENTVAENNYFNLVQPTVFTKNVFLFDAIFRTNFLKLGSITRRLVSFDNELLKYYQLYSVAGAVFSKRYYKVCWQQNQSAVDELNQIAQLLNSGISFNVGHSKQEILKATYKTTATLMSKENLGETVDIFLVNRILNEAWYHEKTYDIDAFSSDLPSAWIENNLADEALIVNWQNWYRVFKKSYTAIGCEI from the coding sequence ATGGATGTGTATATAAAATCGTTTAATCGCCCGTATTTGCTGCATCGTACCATTGCCAGTATATATCATTTTTTACAACATTTCGATGCAAGAATTGTGGTTTTAGATGATGGAACACCTCAAAAATATTTAGATAAAATTGTAAATTTATTTCCAGAAGTAGAAGTTGTAAAATCGCCTTATTACAATCAAAAAAGTGCAGCTATTTCTTCAAATATAGTTCCGGAAAAAGTGATTCCTGCCAATTTTTGGAGAGATGAAGTTTTAAAAGGCAGTGAATATTTTATACTTTTAGAAGATGATATGTGGTTTACAACTCAGATAAATTACAAAGAATTCACTAAAAATGTGTATGATTCAAAAACAGATATGATTAAGTTTAGATGGTTAAAAAACAGCCTTTTAATCTCTGAAAATACAGTTGCGGAAAACAACTATTTTAACTTGGTTCAACCAACTGTTTTTACTAAAAATGTGTTTTTATTTGATGCAATCTTTAGAACCAATTTTTTAAAATTAGGAAGCATTACTCGAAGATTGGTATCTTTTGATAACGAGCTTTTAAAGTACTATCAATTATATTCTGTGGCCGGAGCTGTTTTTTCTAAGAGATATTACAAGGTTTGTTGGCAACAAAATCAAAGCGCTGTTGATGAGTTGAATCAAATTGCTCAACTTCTGAATAGTGGTATTTCGTTTAATGTAGGACACTCAAAGCAAGAAATTTTAAAAGCAACATATAAAACCACAGCAACACTCATGTCTAAAGAAAATTTGGGTGAAACGGTAGATATTTTTTTAGTAAATCGTATTTTAAATGAGGCGTGGTACCATGAAAAAACGTATGATATAGATGCCTTTTCTTCAGATTTGCCCTCCGCTTGGATTGAAAACAACCTAGCAGATGAAGCATTGATCGTAAATTGGCAGAATTGGTATAGAGTATTCAAAAAATCTTATACAGCTATTGGTTGTGAAATTTAA
- a CDS encoding lipid II flippase MurJ: MKNSNTHYKSLFKATSLFGIVEVIRMLLKVVANIGASYFLGTANFGLVGLIENTTQLISSITNFGINFTGIREVAGFKDKNSLAFHKTLKIIHLFCLFSGILAAAISILGAYYLSFLTFDSYQYYFWFVLLSIYFVCTSGTQSKIIFLEGTQNFKKLIRINILVNIVNTLIILVAYYYFKVNGIVIAMVVNAFITYLLYYKLSGVQRVSVTVTNKEIKAQFKKLMQSGGLLSVNVVLGFLSLYIIRLYLKEIDLTVLSYYNAGLIILVSYLGIIFIAISKFFFPKLTQVIEEEGDFNLLINNQFEICLLLILPAILVLYLLGEFIIGILFSAAFKPVYQILIFGLAAIIFKGFNYSTGYLFLSNKNWKQYFYINAVSDFLNVILTIWLYHKMQLFGIGLALLVNYFLGAVYCYFYIRKKYAFSLTKANQFFLLFAVCATALIIVCFYTLNRQYFDIIALLFVIISLIYSIKRLDEYLLDSKILNKIKALF, from the coding sequence ATGAAAAATAGCAACACACATTATAAATCCCTATTTAAAGCTACAAGCTTGTTTGGTATTGTAGAGGTTATCCGTATGCTGTTAAAAGTAGTGGCAAATATTGGTGCGAGTTATTTTCTTGGTACGGCTAATTTTGGTTTGGTAGGCTTGATAGAAAATACCACGCAACTCATAAGTTCTATTACCAATTTTGGAATAAATTTTACAGGAATCAGGGAAGTTGCCGGTTTTAAAGATAAAAACAGTTTAGCGTTTCATAAAACATTAAAAATCATACATCTATTTTGCTTGTTCAGTGGTATTTTGGCGGCTGCTATCTCCATTTTAGGTGCCTATTATTTAAGTTTTTTAACGTTTGATTCGTATCAATACTATTTTTGGTTTGTTCTTTTAAGCATCTATTTCGTTTGCACAAGTGGCACTCAAAGTAAAATTATTTTTTTGGAAGGTACCCAAAACTTTAAAAAACTCATTCGAATCAATATCCTTGTAAATATTGTGAACACGCTTATTATTTTGGTAGCATATTACTATTTTAAAGTCAACGGAATTGTAATTGCCATGGTTGTTAACGCGTTTATAACATATTTGCTATACTACAAATTAAGCGGTGTGCAACGCGTTTCGGTCACAGTTACCAATAAAGAAATTAAAGCGCAGTTTAAGAAATTGATGCAATCGGGTGGATTATTGTCTGTGAATGTAGTTTTAGGATTTCTTTCCCTATATATCATTCGTTTGTATTTAAAAGAAATAGATTTAACGGTTTTAAGCTACTACAATGCCGGATTGATTATTTTGGTGTCCTATTTAGGAATTATTTTTATAGCAATCAGCAAATTTTTTTTTCCAAAACTCACTCAAGTTATTGAAGAAGAGGGTGATTTTAATTTATTGATAAACAATCAATTTGAAATTTGTTTATTACTTATTCTTCCTGCAATATTAGTGCTCTATCTATTAGGAGAATTTATAATAGGGATTTTGTTTTCGGCAGCATTCAAACCGGTTTATCAAATTCTTATTTTTGGACTTGCAGCCATTATTTTTAAAGGATTTAACTATTCCACCGGCTATTTATTTTTATCGAATAAAAACTGGAAACAGTATTTTTATATAAATGCAGTAAGCGATTTTTTAAATGTGATACTCACTATTTGGTTGTACCATAAAATGCAACTTTTTGGTATTGGTTTGGCGTTGCTTGTCAATTATTTTTTAGGAGCTGTTTATTGTTACTTCTACATCCGAAAAAAATATGCGTTTAGTTTAACAAAAGCCAATCAGTTTTTTTTGCTGTTTGCAGTTTGCGCCACAGCTCTTATTATTGTTTGTTTTTATACATTAAACCGACAATATTTTGATATTATTGCCTTGTTGTTTGTGATAATTTCGTTAATTTACAGTATTAAAAGGTTAGATGAATATTTACTAGATTCTAAAATTTTGAATAAAATAAAAGCATTATTTTGA